In the genome of Pseudomonas fluorescens, the window TGCGCTGGAAAGACACACCGGTGAAATGGCTGGTGAGCATGCTGACCCCGGTCCTGCTCGGCAGCGCCGCGCTAGCAGTAGTGGCCGGCGTCGCCTACGGCGATTTCAACTGGGCCGTGCTCGCAACCTTTATGCTCGCCGCTTGGGTGTTGCTGGCCGGTGTGCGTGACATCTTCGACAAGACCCGCCACAAAGGCCTGATCAAAGGCCTGCCAACCCTGACCCGTAGCTACTGGGGCATGCAGGTCGCGCACCTGGGCATTGCCGTGTGTGCGCTGGGTGTCGTGCTGTCGAGCCAGAACAGTGCCGAGCGCGACCTGCGCCTGGCGCCGGGCGAATCCATGGACCTGGGCGGCTATCAGTTCGTCTTTGAAGGTGCCAAACACTTCGAAGGCCCGAACTTCACTTCCGACAAAGGCACCGTGCGGGTGATCCGCAACGGCAAGGAAATCAGCGTGCTGCACCCGGAAAAACGCCTGTATACCGTGCAGAACTCGGTGATGACCGAAGCGGGCATCGACGCCGGTTTCACCCGCGACCTCTATGTCGCCCTCGGTGAACCACTGGGTAACGGCGCCTGGGCTGTGCGCGTGCACGTCAAGCCGTTCGTGCGCTGGATCTGGTTCGGCGGTTTGCTGACCGGCTTCGGCGGGTTGCTGGCGGCGCTGGATCGGCGTTATCGGGTCAAGGTCAAAAGCCGCGTGCGCGAAGCACTGGGCATGTCGGGAGCCACTGCATGAAGCGTTGGTTGATGTTGTTACCACTGGCGATTTTTCTGGTGGTCGCTGTATTCCTTTACCGTGGGTTGTACCTGGATCCGGCCGAGCTGCCTTCGGCCATGATCGACAAGCCGTTCCCGGAGTTTTCTCTGCCATCGGTGCAAGGCGACAAGACCCTGACCCGCGCTGACATTCTGGGCAAACCGGCGCTGGTCAACGTCTGGGGCACCTGGTGCATTTCCTGCCGGGTCGAGCACCCGGTGCTGAACAAACTGGCCCAGCAGGGCGTGGTGATCTACGGCATCAACTACAAGGACGTCAACGCCGATGCCTTGAAGTGGCTGAAGGACTTCCACAACCCGTATGCGCTGGACATTCGTGACGACGAAGGCTCGCTGGGCCTGAACCTCGGCGTGTATGGCGCGCCGGAAACCTTCTTCATCGACGCCAAGGGCATCATCCGCGACAAGTTCGTCGGCGTGATCGACGAGCAGGTCTGGCGCGAAAAACTGGCGGGCAAGTACCAGGCGCTGGTCGATGAGGCCAAGCCATGAAGCGCTGGATCGCTGCCGTTATCCTGGGCTTGAGCCTGGCGGGCGTGGCCCACGCGGCCATCGACACCTACGAGTTCGCCAAGGAAGGTGACCGCGAGCGTTTCCGCGAGCTGACCAAGGAGCTGCGATGCCCCAAGTGTCAGAACCAGGACATCGCCGATTCCAACGCACCGATTGCCGCCGACCTGCGCAAAGAGATTTTCCGCATGCTCGGCGAGGGCAAGAGCAACCAGCAGATCATCGACTTCATGGTCGATCGCTACGGTGACTTCGTCCGCTACAAGCCTGCACTGAACGCCAAGACCGCCTTGCTCTGGTTCGGCCCCGCCGGCCTGCTGCTGGGTGGTGTCGTGATCATCGCGGTGATCGTTCGCCGTCGTCGCGTGCAACGCGCCGGTACCCAGGCTGAGCTTTCTCCCGAGGAGCGCTCGCGCCTCGACAACCTGTTGGATAAAACCAAGAATGATTGATTTCTGGCTCGCTGCAGGTCTGCTGCTTCTGGTTGCCCTGAGTTTTCTGTTGATCCCGGTGCTGCGCAGCCGTCGCGCCCAGCGTGAAGAGGATCGTACCGCCCTGAACGTTGCGCTGTATCAGGAGCGCGTGGCTGAGTTGCAGACTCAGCAGGAAGAGGGCGTGCTCGATGCGGCGCAAATGGACGCCGGTCGCGCCGAAGCCGCCCGTGAATTGCTGGCGGACACCGAAGGCGCTGAAGCGCCGCGGGTGTCGCGTCTGGGTAAACCCTTGCCGTTGCTGGCGGCCATTCTGGTGCCGGTGCTGGGCCTGGGCCTGTATCTGCATTTCGGTGCCAGCGACAAGGTCGAACTGACCCGCGAATTCTCCCAGGCTCCCCAGTCGATGGAAGAGATGACCCAGCGCCTGGAGCGTGCGGTCGCCGCTCAGCCGGATTCCGCTGAAGGCATGTACTTCCTCGGTCGCACCTACATGGCTCAGGACCGCCCGGCGGATGCGGCGAAGATGTTCGAACGCACGGTGAACCTGGCCGGTCGTCAGCCCGAGTTGCTCGGTCAATGGGCCCAGGCCCAGTACTTCGCCGATGGCAAGAAGTGGTCGGACAAGGTCCAGGCCCTGACCGACGAAGCGCTCAAGGCCGATCCGAAAGAAGTCACCAGCCTTGGCCTGCTCGGCATTGCCGCGTTTGAAAGCGAGCGTTATCAGGACGCCATCGATTATTGGAATCGCCTGTTGGCGCAGCTGCCGCCGGAAGACAAGTCCCGCGAGGCGCTGCAAGGCGGGATTACCCGGGCCACGGAGAAGCTGGTGGCCAGTGGTGGCAAGGTTGCGCAAGCACCGACGGCCAAGGCCGCGGCGTTGCTCAAGGTCAGCGTCGATCTGGCAGCGGACCTCAAATCCAAGGTCCAGCCTGGCGACAGCGTGTTCATCTTCGCCCGTGCGATCTCCGGTCCTCCGGCCCCGCTGGCGGTCAAACGCATGACCGTGGCCGACCTGCCGGTGACCGTCGAACTGGGCGATGCCGACGCGATGATGCCGCAATTGAAACTGTCGAACTTCCCTGAAGTCCAACTGGTTGCGCGCATTTCCCGTGCCGGCAAACCGACCGCCGGCGAATGGATCGGTCGCAGCCAGCCCCTGGCCAGCAGCACCACCGCGCCGCAAACACTGACCATCGACAGCCCGGACAAATAACAGGAAAACGCAATCATGACCGCATTCGCTCGTATCACCCTGCTCAGCGTCGTTATGGGGTTAAGCGCTTGTGCGGTCCAGCAGCCAACGGAACATCAGGCACCACCACCGCCGTTCCCGCCGTCGCAGCCGAGTCCCACGCCATCGACGTCGCCTGTACCGAGCAAGCCGACCATCCCGGCCAAACCCTCCAAGCCGTTGCCACGCACTTCTGCGAGCTTCGCGCCACCACCTGGGGGGAATAGCCATTGGGATCCGAAGCTTGGGGTGTATGTGCTGGATGACCAGCCCAATACCTTTTATCGCCAGCGTACCTATTACCGCTGGGATAACGGCTGGAGCCGGTCGATCAGTCCTGACGGGCCGTGGGAAGACACTGATATCCAGGGTGTACCGGGTGGCCTGGGGCGGAAATTCGGGCAGTAACGCAAAGAGGCGACCTTCGGGTCGCCTTTTTTGTGGTGCGCCAGGCATGGCGCGTTGCGCGTTAGCGCAACCAGCTTGGCTGTGGTGGCCACGCTGGTGACTTGGAGGTGAAAGTCCTCTACACACCCGGCAAGGGGAAGTGTTAGCCAGAGGCAAGGGTGTCGCGGGCGACTGCGAATCTGAAGGAAGCCCGAGGCAAAATGCTGGCCTGACGAACAGGAAGCGGATTAGGCGGCGCAGCGGGGTAAGGTGGCCATAATTGCCAAAGCCCAATACTTGCACGGAACGCTGTGACGTAGATCCGACAGGCATAAGCAGGAAGGTCGCGCGAATTACCCTGGGAGATCTGCACGTTTGCCATTGTGCTACCGAGCGTCGAGAGGCGGCGGGATGAGCGTGCAGAAGTCAGCCGAAGCCGTAGTAAGTGGCAGCTAACCGCGCCACCAAGGGCCGAACAGGTTATGCCGCCAGTAGGCGTCAGAGTCTCGTTGAATACCGAAATGCAGAAATTTCTCCCAGAGAAGACTGTGACTCCGAGTCCCGGACAGAATCCGTGGGTGACGGCTGACAGCGCAAAGGTATCAGCGGCGTCTGTGACGTGGACGAACGCGGAGCCGGACACGCTGATGGCGCGGGTGCTTGCACCGGCCAACCTCAGACGTGCGTATCAACGCGTAGTCAGCAACAAGGGCGCACCGGGTGCCGATGGCATGACGGTCGACCAATTGGCAGGCTACGTGAAACAGTATTGGCCGATCCTCAGGACTCGGTTGCTGGCCGGTGAGTATCACCCGCAAGGTGTACGCGCCGTCGACATCCCCAAACCCAAAGGCGGAACACGGCAACTGGGCATTCCCTGTGTCGTGGATCGCCTGATCCAACAGGCTCTGCTGCAACAACTCACGCCGATCTTCGACCCACTGTTCTCGGACTACAGCTACGGTTTTCGTCCGGGTAGAAGCGCTCATCAAGCCATCGAAACAGCCCGTGCCCACGTGGCAGCGGGTCACCGCTGGTGCGTGGAACTGGATCTGGAGAAGTTCTTCGATCGGGTCAACCACGATGTATTGATGGCCTACATCGAGCGTCAAATCGGAGACAAGCGCGTGCTCACGCTGATCCGTCGCTATCTCGAAGCGGGAATGATGTCGGGTGGACTCGTCAGCCGACGGCAGGAGGGGACGCCGCAAGGCGGCCCGCTCTCGCCGTTGCTGTCGAACATCCTGCTCAACGAACTCGATCGCGAGTTGGAACGACGGGGCCATCGCTTCGTGCGTTATGCCGATGATGCAAACATTTATGTGCGCAGTCCTCGCGCAGGCGAACGAGTGATGGTCAGCGTCGAGCGCTTCCTGAACCAGCGCCTTAAATTGACGCTGAATCGGGACAAGAGTCGGGTAGCCGGATCCTGGATGTGCGATTACCTGGGTTACGGGATGAGCTGGCATCAGCAGCCGAGACTGAGAGTAGC includes:
- the ltrA gene encoding group II intron reverse transcriptase/maturase; this encodes MPPVGVRVSLNTEMQKFLPEKTVTPSPGQNPWVTADSAKVSAASVTWTNAEPDTLMARVLAPANLRRAYQRVVSNKGAPGADGMTVDQLAGYVKQYWPILRTRLLAGEYHPQGVRAVDIPKPKGGTRQLGIPCVVDRLIQQALLQQLTPIFDPLFSDYSYGFRPGRSAHQAIETARAHVAAGHRWCVELDLEKFFDRVNHDVLMAYIERQIGDKRVLTLIRRYLEAGMMSGGLVSRRQEGTPQGGPLSPLLSNILLNELDRELERRGHRFVRYADDANIYVRSPRAGERVMVSVERFLNQRLKLTLNRDKSRVAGSWMCDYLGYGMSWHQQPRLRVATMSLGRLRDRLRDLLHGAQGCKMASVIERINPVLRGWAGYFKLSQSKRPLEELDGWVRHKLRCILWRQWKQPSTRARNLMRLGIDEGRARRSASNGQGPWWNSGASHMNQALPKKLWDRLGLVSILDTIYRLSRVT
- a CDS encoding cytochrome c-type biogenesis protein, whose product is MKRWIAAVILGLSLAGVAHAAIDTYEFAKEGDRERFRELTKELRCPKCQNQDIADSNAPIAADLRKEIFRMLGEGKSNQQIIDFMVDRYGDFVRYKPALNAKTALLWFGPAGLLLGGVVIIAVIVRRRRVQRAGTQAELSPEERSRLDNLLDKTKND
- a CDS encoding DsbE family thiol:disulfide interchange protein, with amino-acid sequence MKRWLMLLPLAIFLVVAVFLYRGLYLDPAELPSAMIDKPFPEFSLPSVQGDKTLTRADILGKPALVNVWGTWCISCRVEHPVLNKLAQQGVVIYGINYKDVNADALKWLKDFHNPYALDIRDDEGSLGLNLGVYGAPETFFIDAKGIIRDKFVGVIDEQVWREKLAGKYQALVDEAKP
- the ccmI gene encoding c-type cytochrome biogenesis protein CcmI, whose amino-acid sequence is MIDFWLAAGLLLLVALSFLLIPVLRSRRAQREEDRTALNVALYQERVAELQTQQEEGVLDAAQMDAGRAEAARELLADTEGAEAPRVSRLGKPLPLLAAILVPVLGLGLYLHFGASDKVELTREFSQAPQSMEEMTQRLERAVAAQPDSAEGMYFLGRTYMAQDRPADAAKMFERTVNLAGRQPELLGQWAQAQYFADGKKWSDKVQALTDEALKADPKEVTSLGLLGIAAFESERYQDAIDYWNRLLAQLPPEDKSREALQGGITRATEKLVASGGKVAQAPTAKAAALLKVSVDLAADLKSKVQPGDSVFIFARAISGPPAPLAVKRMTVADLPVTVELGDADAMMPQLKLSNFPEVQLVARISRAGKPTAGEWIGRSQPLASSTTAPQTLTIDSPDK